In Silene latifolia isolate original U9 population chromosome X, ASM4854445v1, whole genome shotgun sequence, the following proteins share a genomic window:
- the LOC141618966 gene encoding uncharacterized protein LOC141618966: MMKVKIGEEGVCYDTKRKHDDISREGGAPFYSYMTSEEFADSEKEIEELLSHPPGWDDPNTYKKQSEEICEECFPIIQINFPEMSDYELVESMDASIFLTWSCFAHLNFKAKRKGAADSTI, encoded by the exons ATGATGAAGGTGAAAATTGGAGAGGAGGGAGTTTGCTATGATACTAAACGCAAGCACGACGATATTTCACG GGAGGGCGGTGCACCATTTTATTCGTATATGACCTCTGAAGAGTTTGCAGATAGTGAGAAAGAAATCGAGGAACTCTTGTC GCATCCGCCTGGCTGGGATGATCCTAACACTTACAAGAAACAGAGTGAAGAAATTTGTGAGGAATGTTTCCCAATAATCCAGATAAACTTCCCTGAG ATGTCCGATTATGAACTGGTGGAGTCGATGGATGCGTCTATTTTTCTCACTTGGAGTTGTTTTGCTCATTTGAACTTTAAAGCTAAGCGGAAAGGTGCTGCAGATTCCACTATATGA